The bacterium genome window below encodes:
- a CDS encoding peptidylprolyl isomerase has translation MTRIALVAALLTLLATGSFAQSSDKLLVLMKTELGDITIEMWPDIAPKTVDNFVGLAMGTKEWKDPDTGEMKKEPFYDGLTFHRVIDDFMIQGGCPKGDGTSGPGYSFEDECFEKGEELKGDITDENQAIVVFQQILTPYFRNTPVPDTALVSIVKACEKEQSGRPIMAHDVEFYKSRTGHSEPVYVPGKLKAQVAYGTICMANAGPNTNGSQFFIVTKKAGCDWLDGKHTVFGKVTKGMDVVHKIEKKGNGVKIKSVRVVE, from the coding sequence ATGACACGAATCGCACTCGTCGCCGCCCTGCTCACCCTCCTTGCCACTGGCAGTTTCGCGCAGAGCAGCGACAAGCTGCTCGTTCTGATGAAAACCGAACTCGGGGATATCACCATTGAAATGTGGCCCGACATTGCGCCGAAGACGGTGGATAATTTCGTCGGACTGGCGATGGGAACAAAGGAATGGAAAGACCCGGACACGGGAGAAATGAAGAAGGAGCCGTTTTATGACGGACTCACCTTCCACCGCGTGATTGATGATTTCATGATTCAGGGCGGTTGTCCAAAAGGCGATGGCACGAGCGGACCGGGATACTCTTTCGAGGACGAATGCTTTGAAAAGGGCGAGGAGCTGAAGGGCGATATCACGGATGAAAACCAGGCCATCGTGGTTTTCCAGCAAATCCTCACACCGTATTTCCGCAATACGCCGGTGCCCGACACGGCGCTGGTCAGTATCGTCAAGGCCTGCGAAAAAGAGCAGAGCGGTCGTCCCATCATGGCTCATGACGTGGAATTCTACAAGAGTCGCACGGGACACAGTGAGCCGGTGTACGTGCCAGGCAAGCTGAAGGCGCAGGTCGCTTACGGCACCATCTGCATGGCCAATGCAGGACCCAACACCAACGGCTCGCAGTTTTTCATCGTCACGAAAAAGGCCGGCTGTGACTGGCTCGACGGCAAGCACACGGTGTTCGGCAAGGTCACCAAGGGCATGGACGTCGTGCACAAGATCGAGAAGAAAGGAAACGGCGTGAAAATCAAATCGGTGCGCGTTGTAGAATAA
- the egtD gene encoding L-histidine N(alpha)-methyltransferase, with product MKATRTSVEQERQLLREELLEGLRQPQKMLPSKYFYDEIGSSLFEEICTLREYYPTRTEISILRNNIDDIARQMGRSCLLIEYGAGASVKIRLLLDHLRGIAAYVPIDISGEHLLMAASELRREYPSLHILPVPADYTQDYELPDIDVPHDRRVVFFPGSTIGNFTPPEAREFLGHIAEVVGDDGGLLIGVDLKKDLNVLDAAYNDARGVTADFNLNMLVRLNREFDADFDLDAFRHRAVYNAGEGRIEMHLISKREQVAHVDGEQVIFHSGESICTEYSYKYSIEEFAALAKPYFNVDRVWTDSRNLFSVQYLSVR from the coding sequence ATGAAAGCAACCAGGACATCGGTGGAACAGGAGCGTCAGCTCCTGCGCGAAGAACTTCTCGAGGGACTCCGGCAGCCGCAGAAAATGCTGCCGAGCAAGTATTTCTACGATGAGATCGGTTCGTCGCTGTTCGAGGAAATCTGTACGCTGAGGGAATACTATCCCACGCGCACGGAAATCAGCATCCTCCGCAACAACATCGATGACATCGCGCGACAGATGGGACGCAGCTGCCTGCTGATCGAATACGGCGCCGGGGCGAGCGTGAAAATTCGCCTGCTGCTCGACCATCTCCGCGGCATCGCGGCGTATGTGCCGATCGATATCTCCGGCGAGCATCTGCTGATGGCGGCTTCGGAATTGCGACGGGAATATCCGTCGCTGCACATTCTTCCTGTGCCTGCGGATTACACGCAGGATTATGAGCTGCCCGACATCGATGTGCCGCACGACAGGCGCGTGGTTTTCTTCCCCGGATCCACCATCGGGAATTTCACTCCTCCCGAGGCCCGCGAATTTCTCGGCCATATTGCCGAAGTGGTGGGGGACGACGGCGGACTGCTGATCGGGGTGGACCTCAAGAAAGATCTGAACGTGCTGGATGCAGCCTATAATGACGCTCGCGGTGTGACGGCGGATTTCAATCTCAACATGCTCGTGCGCCTCAACCGCGAGTTCGATGCGGATTTCGATCTTGACGCATTCCGGCACAGGGCGGTGTACAACGCGGGTGAAGGACGCATTGAAATGCACCTGATCAGCAAACGTGAACAGGTCGCGCATGTGGACGGTGAGCAAGTCATCTTCCACAGCGGGGAAAGCATCTGCACCGAGTACTCCTACAAGTACAGCATCGAGGAATTCGCCGCCCTGGCGAAGCCGTATTTCAATGTCGACCGGGTGTGGACCGATTCCCGCAACCTTTTCAGCGTGCAGTATCTCTCCGTACGCTGA
- a CDS encoding ATP-binding protein produces the protein MQSRGPFPRFILPRLKEALKDTPVVLIHGPRQCGKSTLVKMYGDELGYQYLTFDDENILASAVSDPVGFCKELPEKAILDEVQRVPKLFRSIKEMIDSDRKPGRLMLTGSANVLLLPELSDSLAGRMEVLRLGPLAQAEIMRMRSAPSFLDAVFGLSQYAKQTQRQGDDLLRRVVTGGFPPAVLRSSEHRRRVWLEQYSEALVQKDVRDFSRIRSFEVLPRLLEVAAAQTGSLFVSTNLASPFELSRPTIREYIAVLEALFLLELIPPWHSNRLTRMIKTPKLHMVDTGLASAMLSTNQESLHDDRTLFGHLLETFAYQEIRRLASFSEHRHRFYHFRDKDKKEVDIVLERSGNLLSGIEVKASSTVVPKDFQGLTKLRDASGERFTQGIVLYDGDTVLSFGDRLVAVPISALWS, from the coding sequence ATGCAAAGCAGAGGTCCGTTTCCACGTTTCATACTACCCCGGCTGAAGGAGGCACTCAAGGATACTCCGGTTGTACTTATCCACGGTCCGCGACAGTGTGGGAAATCGACCCTGGTAAAAATGTATGGGGACGAGCTGGGATATCAGTATCTGACTTTTGATGACGAAAACATCCTCGCCTCGGCGGTGTCGGATCCCGTTGGATTCTGCAAGGAGTTGCCAGAGAAGGCGATCCTGGATGAGGTTCAGAGGGTCCCGAAGTTATTCCGGTCTATCAAGGAGATGATCGACAGCGATCGCAAACCCGGAAGATTAATGTTGACTGGATCCGCAAATGTTTTATTGCTCCCAGAACTGTCGGATTCTCTGGCAGGAAGGATGGAAGTACTGAGACTTGGACCGTTGGCGCAGGCGGAGATCATGCGCATGCGCTCAGCACCTTCATTTCTCGATGCGGTATTTGGTTTATCCCAATATGCAAAGCAGACACAGAGACAGGGGGACGATCTGTTGAGAAGAGTCGTCACCGGGGGCTTTCCCCCAGCTGTGCTTCGCTCATCTGAACATCGAAGGAGAGTCTGGCTCGAACAATACAGCGAGGCACTGGTGCAGAAGGATGTGAGGGATTTCTCTCGAATACGCTCGTTTGAAGTACTTCCTCGCTTGCTGGAGGTTGCAGCAGCGCAAACCGGCTCGTTATTCGTAAGCACAAACCTGGCTTCCCCGTTTGAACTCAGTCGCCCCACGATCCGAGAATATATCGCCGTACTTGAGGCGCTCTTTCTTCTGGAACTCATCCCCCCATGGCACAGCAACCGGCTCACACGGATGATAAAGACGCCGAAGCTACATATGGTTGATACAGGACTTGCATCAGCGATGCTTAGCACGAACCAGGAAAGTCTGCACGATGACCGTACCCTCTTCGGACATCTTCTCGAAACGTTTGCCTATCAGGAAATCCGACGCCTCGCGTCATTCTCTGAACATCGGCATCGTTTCTACCACTTCCGAGATAAGGACAAGAAGGAAGTCGATATCGTACTGGAACGAAGTGGCAATTTGCTCAGCGGAATCGAAGTGAAGGCTTCCTCAACAGTAGTGCCGAAGGATTTTCAGGGACTCACAAAACTCAGGGACGCAAGCGGTGAACGGTTCACCCAGGGAATAGTCCTGTATGATGGTGATACTGTACTATCTTTCGGTGACCGCCTTGTTGCCGTGCCCATCTCGGCATTGTGGTCGTGA
- the surE gene encoding 5'/3'-nucleotidase SurE, with protein sequence MKRPLILVSNDDGYDSPGIYALAMALRAIADIVVVAPATQQSAVGHAITVQTPLRARPIQRGRHFSGWAVEGTPADSVKLGVSTLLKRKPDLVVSGINHGMNTSVNVIYSGTVSAATEGAVLGIPAIAFSLASHSLKADMRAAATFARKMSAEVLKNGLPKGTLLNVNVPAVPPDEIQGVALTKQGRSWWDDGFEARRDPVGRDYYWLVGEYVWDETPDVDDAALRKNMISVTPLHYSLTDHTLFEQMKDWNISRLHRKRKS encoded by the coding sequence ATGAAGCGTCCTTTGATTCTGGTTTCGAATGATGATGGGTATGACAGTCCGGGAATTTATGCGCTTGCGATGGCATTGCGGGCGATAGCGGATATCGTGGTGGTGGCGCCTGCGACGCAGCAGAGCGCGGTGGGACACGCGATCACGGTGCAAACGCCGCTGCGTGCGCGTCCCATACAGCGCGGCAGGCATTTCTCGGGATGGGCGGTGGAGGGGACTCCGGCCGACAGCGTGAAGCTGGGCGTGAGCACGCTGCTGAAGCGCAAACCCGACCTCGTCGTCTCCGGCATCAACCACGGGATGAATACTTCGGTCAACGTCATTTACTCGGGCACCGTCTCCGCCGCCACCGAAGGCGCGGTACTGGGCATTCCCGCCATCGCCTTTTCCCTCGCCTCGCATTCGCTCAAAGCCGACATGCGCGCCGCCGCCACGTTCGCGCGGAAGATGTCCGCCGAAGTCCTGAAAAACGGACTCCCCAAAGGCACACTGCTCAACGTCAACGTCCCCGCCGTTCCTCCCGACGAGATCCAGGGCGTGGCACTGACAAAGCAGGGACGCTCGTGGTGGGACGATGGCTTCGAAGCCCGTCGCGATCCCGTGGGACGCGACTACTACTGGCTGGTGGGCGAATACGTGTGGGACGAAACCCCCGACGTCGACGACGCCGCCCTGCGCAAAAACATGATCTCCGTCACTCCCCTCCACTACAGCCTCACCGACCACACCCTCTTCGAACAGATGAAAGACTGGAACATCTCCCGCCTCCACCGCAAACGGAAGAGCTGA
- a CDS encoding sigma-70 family RNA polymerase sigma factor, which produces MKATRGNDDAVIRRIQSGERDAYAELVRTYMQPAYYSALALMGSHDEAMDCSQQAFIRAWTAIRKFEPGRSFFTWYYRILRNLCLNRLRDRAAQAAPFSSMTPLFDVADTADDPAAAADRSMLREEVRRSLERLRAEEREIIVLRDFDGYSYDEIAELLEIPRGTVMSRLYYARKHLKEMLEDVI; this is translated from the coding sequence ATGAAGGCAACGAGAGGAAATGACGACGCAGTGATCCGGCGGATACAGTCCGGCGAGCGCGACGCCTACGCGGAACTCGTGCGGACGTACATGCAGCCGGCGTATTACTCGGCGCTGGCGCTGATGGGTTCGCATGACGAGGCGATGGACTGCTCACAGCAGGCGTTCATACGGGCGTGGACGGCGATACGGAAATTCGAGCCCGGCCGCAGTTTTTTCACCTGGTATTACCGCATCCTGCGCAATCTCTGCCTGAACCGTCTGCGCGACCGCGCCGCGCAGGCCGCACCGTTTTCCTCGATGACGCCGCTGTTCGACGTTGCCGACACTGCCGATGACCCTGCCGCCGCTGCGGATCGCTCCATGCTGCGGGAGGAAGTGCGCCGGTCCCTCGAGCGTCTGCGCGCCGAAGAACGTGAGATCATCGTACTACGTGATTTCGACGGCTACAGCTACGATGAGATTGCCGAACTGCTGGAAATCCCCCGCGGCACCGTGATGTCGCGCCTGTATTATGCACGCAAGCACCTGAAGGAAATGCTGGAGGATGTGATATGA
- the egtB gene encoding ergothioneine biosynthesis protein EgtB: MTATLQRDAGSGIVEFPLEETLAQRYQTVRAFTHQLCETLETEDYVVQTMPDVSPTKWHLAHTSWFFEAFLLDRYADNYTSPHPQYSFLFNSYYVQIGERFHRPHRGLLSRPTVRDIYAYREHVDAAVMELIDGADAALLREIEPIITLGLNHEQQHQELLLTDIKHVLSVNPLRPAFLPAPDFPQAETVPLRWLEFKAGLREIGYEGSGFFYDNEGPRHQRFIHDFALASRAVTCGEYLRFIEDDGYRRAELWLSDGAATVEAEGWQAPLYWEKVDGVWHHFTLHGFGPVDMAQPVVHVSLYEADAYARWAGARLAGEDEWEVAAASDAASLEGHFADDGVYHPRATEGKQGLQQMFGDVWEWTRSAYAPYPGYTPPPGAVGEYNGKFMSSQVVLRGGSCATTRNHVRSTYRNFFPPHSRWQFIGIRLAKDAEGGGR; this comes from the coding sequence ATGACTGCGACATTGCAGCGCGATGCGGGATCGGGCATCGTGGAGTTTCCGCTCGAGGAAACGCTGGCACAGCGTTATCAGACCGTGCGCGCGTTTACCCATCAGCTGTGCGAAACGCTGGAAACCGAAGACTACGTCGTGCAGACCATGCCCGATGTGAGTCCCACCAAATGGCATCTCGCCCACACCTCCTGGTTTTTCGAAGCCTTCCTGCTTGACCGCTACGCGGATAATTATACATCACCACATCCGCAGTATTCCTTCCTGTTCAACAGTTACTACGTGCAGATCGGCGAACGCTTTCACCGTCCGCACAGGGGACTGCTGTCGCGTCCCACCGTGCGCGACATCTACGCCTACCGCGAACACGTTGACGCGGCGGTCATGGAATTAATCGACGGTGCGGATGCCGCGCTGCTGCGGGAAATTGAACCCATCATCACGTTGGGACTCAACCACGAACAGCAGCATCAGGAACTTCTGCTCACCGACATCAAGCATGTGCTTTCGGTCAATCCCCTGCGTCCCGCCTTTCTTCCCGCACCGGACTTTCCACAAGCGGAAACGGTTCCGTTGCGCTGGCTGGAATTCAAGGCGGGATTGCGGGAGATCGGCTATGAAGGCAGTGGCTTTTTCTATGACAATGAGGGTCCGCGGCATCAGCGTTTCATCCACGACTTCGCGCTGGCCTCGCGCGCTGTGACCTGCGGCGAGTACCTCCGGTTCATCGAAGATGACGGCTATCGGCGAGCGGAGCTGTGGCTTTCAGACGGCGCGGCGACCGTGGAGGCGGAAGGCTGGCAGGCACCGCTGTACTGGGAGAAGGTCGACGGCGTATGGCATCATTTCACGCTGCACGGTTTCGGGCCGGTGGATATGGCCCAGCCGGTCGTGCATGTCAGCCTGTACGAAGCGGACGCCTATGCGCGCTGGGCCGGAGCACGTCTGGCGGGGGAGGACGAATGGGAAGTCGCCGCTGCGTCCGACGCTGCCTCGCTTGAAGGACACTTTGCCGACGACGGGGTGTATCATCCACGCGCAACGGAGGGAAAGCAGGGACTGCAGCAAATGTTCGGGGATGTGTGGGAGTGGACGCGGAGTGCGTATGCGCCGTATCCCGGGTACACGCCTCCGCCGGGAGCCGTGGGCGAGTACAACGGGAAGTTCATGTCCAGCCAGGTCGTACTGCGCGGCGGATCCTGTGCCACGACACGAAATCATGTACGCAGCACGTACCGGAATTTTTTCCCCCCACACAGTCGCTGGCAGTTCATAGGGATACGTCTCGCAAAAGATGCAGAAGGAGGAGGACGATGA
- a CDS encoding S9 family peptidase yields the protein MKYRYSFLSISLFLFLFTAGLQAQQGEAMSAETLWKIKRVSGLTVSPDGSTAAVVVTSYDIESNEGSSDIWLIDVASGSARQFTSGKGSEGGPAWSPDGSQLAFVAKRGEDERAQLYVIPVDGGEALRLTDMPTGVGGLQWFPDGERIAFTSSILPGIWDDFDSLRTEIKRRKESKVTARITENRLYRYWDHYLTDGYLKHIYAVNVRNHRVTNLTPGYDRYFSYSGGVDYTISPDGKEIAVSGLTTGPPYDELYFDVYVLPTDGSGELRSVTADNPADDFSPYYTHDGKYLLYGRQTRTDMNAENVKLVRMDRSSGEIVEVCRDFDRSASGWTTDEDDRTVYFTASHFGKTSVFSAPLSGGAVSTLLHNGANSNLQVHDGRIVFLHESLSAPDAVYSMDTDGGNMRKLSNFNDELLANVTMGRVENAWIEGAEGDSVQMYIIYPPNFDASKRWPLLVMVHGGPHGAFQDNFHPRWNAQTFAAGGYVTITPNFHGSTGFGEYFADRINGEHPRLPFIDVMKATDAMIKKPFIDSTRMAVAGGSYGGYLVSWIGGHTDRYAAIINHAGVYNLMAQFGSDVTHHRDISYGGTPWDGRDNVLKWSPSQYAADYVTPTLIIHGEKDYRVPYGQALEIYGMLKAKGVPARLIIYPDENHWVLHAQNSIHWYGQFHEWLHRWIGSGGK from the coding sequence ATGAAATACCGCTATTCCTTCCTTTCCATTTCCCTTTTCCTCTTTCTTTTCACTGCCGGACTCCAGGCCCAGCAGGGCGAGGCCATGTCGGCCGAGACGCTGTGGAAGATCAAGCGGGTGAGCGGACTCACGGTTTCTCCCGATGGCAGTACCGCGGCCGTGGTTGTCACCAGCTACGACATCGAGAGCAACGAAGGCAGCAGTGACATCTGGCTGATCGATGTCGCTTCGGGCTCGGCGCGGCAGTTTACTTCCGGCAAAGGTTCGGAAGGTGGTCCGGCCTGGAGTCCCGACGGCAGCCAGCTCGCCTTCGTCGCAAAGCGGGGTGAGGACGAGCGCGCGCAGCTCTACGTCATTCCCGTCGACGGCGGGGAAGCGCTGCGACTGACGGACATGCCCACAGGCGTCGGTGGGCTGCAGTGGTTTCCCGACGGCGAACGCATCGCATTTACTTCCTCGATTCTGCCCGGGATATGGGACGATTTCGATTCCCTCCGCACCGAAATCAAGCGGCGCAAGGAAAGCAAGGTCACGGCGAGAATCACCGAGAACCGCCTCTACCGCTACTGGGATCATTATCTGACCGATGGCTACCTCAAGCACATCTATGCGGTCAACGTCCGCAATCACCGGGTCACGAATCTCACGCCGGGGTACGATCGATACTTCAGTTATTCGGGCGGCGTGGATTACACGATTTCTCCTGACGGGAAAGAGATTGCCGTGAGCGGACTCACCACGGGTCCCCCATACGACGAGCTGTATTTCGATGTGTACGTGCTCCCGACCGACGGCAGCGGCGAGCTGCGCAGTGTGACGGCCGACAATCCCGCCGATGACTTTTCCCCGTATTACACGCATGACGGGAAATACCTGCTTTACGGCAGGCAGACGCGTACGGACATGAATGCAGAAAACGTCAAGCTCGTGCGCATGGACCGCAGCAGTGGAGAGATCGTTGAGGTCTGCCGTGATTTTGACCGGAGCGCTTCAGGCTGGACCACGGACGAAGACGACCGTACGGTGTATTTCACCGCGTCGCATTTCGGCAAGACCAGCGTGTTCTCGGCTCCCCTGAGCGGCGGCGCGGTATCCACCCTCCTGCACAACGGCGCGAACAGTAATCTGCAGGTGCATGATGGACGCATCGTCTTCCTCCACGAATCCCTCTCCGCGCCCGACGCCGTGTACAGCATGGACACCGACGGTGGCAATATGCGGAAGCTGTCGAATTTCAATGACGAGCTGCTCGCGAACGTGACCATGGGTCGCGTGGAAAACGCCTGGATCGAAGGCGCGGAAGGGGACAGCGTGCAGATGTACATTATCTATCCCCCGAACTTTGACGCTTCAAAGCGCTGGCCGCTGCTGGTGATGGTGCATGGTGGTCCCCACGGGGCCTTCCAGGACAACTTCCATCCCCGCTGGAATGCGCAGACCTTCGCAGCCGGCGGGTATGTGACCATCACCCCGAATTTCCACGGCTCGACAGGATTCGGTGAATACTTCGCCGACCGCATCAACGGCGAGCACCCACGACTGCCCTTCATCGATGTGATGAAGGCGACGGACGCGATGATCAAAAAGCCGTTCATCGATTCGACGCGCATGGCCGTGGCGGGCGGCAGCTACGGCGGGTACCTGGTGTCGTGGATCGGGGGACATACCGATCGCTACGCTGCCATCATCAATCACGCCGGCGTGTACAATCTCATGGCGCAGTTCGGATCGGACGTCACGCATCACCGCGACATTTCCTATGGCGGAACGCCGTGGGATGGACGCGACAATGTGCTGAAATGGAGTCCTTCACAGTACGCGGCCGACTACGTGACGCCGACGCTCATCATCCACGGCGAGAAAGATTACCGCGTGCCGTACGGACAGGCGCTCGAGATTTATGGCATGCTCAAGGCCAAGGGCGTTCCCGCCCGCCTGATTATTTATCCCGACGAAAATCACTGGGTGCTGCATGCGCAGAATTCCATTCACTGGTATGGACAGTTTCACGAATGGCTGCATCGCTGGATCGGCAGCGGCGGGAAATAA
- a CDS encoding YbjQ family protein, which yields MIVVTSSQIAGKTIVKTLGVVRGNTIRARHIGKDILAGFKTIVGGEIQEYTKLMGESRDQAIDRMLADAESLGANAVVDVRFATSFLMQSAAEILVYGTAVVVE from the coding sequence ATGATCGTCGTAACTTCATCCCAGATCGCAGGAAAAACCATTGTCAAAACCCTCGGCGTCGTCCGCGGCAACACCATCCGCGCCCGGCACATCGGCAAGGATATCCTTGCGGGATTCAAGACCATCGTCGGCGGTGAAATCCAGGAATACACAAAGCTCATGGGCGAATCGCGCGACCAGGCCATCGACCGCATGCTGGCCGATGCCGAATCGCTTGGCGCGAACGCCGTGGTGGATGTACGATTTGCGACGAGCTTCCTGATGCAGTCTGCGGCGGAGATTCTGGTGTACGGGACGGCCGTGGTAGTTGAGTAA
- a CDS encoding polyphosphate kinase 2 family protein, translating into MKHEPFVVPHDREIRLKDYDTADTGEFEHKADAKKKLQKDIRRLAELQDVLYAHDSYALLLIFQAMDAAGKDSTIKHVMSGINPQGCQVYSFKAPSAEELDHNYLWRCMKRAPERGRIGIFNRSYYEEVLVTRVHPGILDAQKLPPSARKHVWKARYEEINNYESYLVRNGTRVLKFFLNVSKDEQKRRFLRRIDRPEKNWKFSSSDLRERGHWQDYQHAYEDMFNHTSTEHAPWHIIPADHKWFMRCAVADIIVKELESLDLHYPKVSDDHRAELQRIRAELEKD; encoded by the coding sequence ATGAAGCATGAACCCTTCGTCGTTCCCCATGACAGGGAAATCCGTCTCAAGGATTATGACACCGCGGATACCGGCGAATTCGAGCACAAAGCGGACGCAAAGAAAAAGCTGCAGAAGGACATCAGGCGGCTCGCCGAGCTGCAGGATGTGCTTTATGCACACGACAGCTACGCGCTGCTGCTGATATTCCAGGCAATGGATGCGGCGGGGAAGGACAGCACGATCAAACATGTGATGTCGGGCATCAATCCCCAGGGCTGCCAGGTCTACAGCTTCAAGGCGCCCTCGGCCGAGGAACTCGATCACAACTATCTCTGGCGCTGCATGAAGCGTGCGCCCGAACGTGGACGCATCGGAATTTTCAATCGCTCGTACTACGAGGAAGTTCTGGTCACCCGCGTCCATCCCGGGATCCTGGACGCACAGAAACTGCCGCCTTCGGCGCGCAAGCATGTGTGGAAGGCGCGCTACGAGGAAATCAACAATTACGAATCCTACCTCGTGCGCAACGGCACCCGCGTGCTGAAGTTCTTTCTCAACGTGTCGAAGGACGAACAGAAACGGCGCTTCCTGCGGCGCATCGATCGCCCGGAAAAGAACTGGAAGTTCTCTTCGAGTGACCTGCGCGAACGCGGGCACTGGCAGGATTACCAGCACGCCTATGAGGACATGTTCAATCACACCAGCACCGAGCACGCGCCCTGGCATATCATTCCCGCCGACCATAAATGGTTCATGCGCTGCGCCGTGGCTGATATTATCGTGAAGGAACTTGAATCGCTCGACCTGCATTACCCGAAGGTCAGCGACGATCACCGCGCGGAACTGCAGCGCATCCGCGCCGAGCTCGAGAAGGACTGA